Proteins from a single region of Chryseobacterium sp. T16E-39:
- a CDS encoding metallophosphoesterase family protein gives MNRRKFLTKTPIAASALMLSGAATHLLAAPQKNNNTDRRKKLLLTVGHITDVHLPADPKVMERFLKCLKEIKTKKVDFFLNTGDSIMTVDRDNSTRQEVHDQWNAWDTCIKEIADYDMYSCVGNHDIWWAGDKSDEMYGVPYAAKRLKMPKRYYSAKKGKWHFMMLDGNNSGITLDPEQMDWLAHELERIPQGEYALIMSHYPILTVTGSWEGGQHKDHGALKDLFYKHKDKVKGCLSGHQHLLDRAWYNDVYYFCNGAMSGFWWGEGDKRSAKPFYYQETPPGYAILKFYDDGSFENEYIVHHY, from the coding sequence ATGAACAGAAGAAAGTTTTTGACAAAAACCCCAATTGCAGCTTCTGCATTAATGTTAAGCGGAGCGGCTACCCATCTTTTGGCTGCACCTCAGAAAAATAACAATACAGATCGTAGAAAGAAGCTTTTGCTTACAGTAGGACATATTACTGATGTTCATTTGCCTGCAGATCCTAAAGTAATGGAGCGGTTTTTAAAATGCCTTAAAGAAATAAAGACTAAAAAAGTAGATTTCTTTCTTAATACAGGAGACTCTATTATGACAGTAGATCGGGACAATTCTACACGACAGGAAGTCCATGATCAATGGAATGCATGGGATACCTGTATTAAAGAAATTGCGGATTACGATATGTACAGCTGTGTTGGAAATCATGATATTTGGTGGGCAGGAGATAAATCTGATGAAATGTATGGAGTACCTTATGCCGCCAAAAGACTTAAAATGCCTAAACGTTATTATAGTGCTAAAAAGGGGAAATGGCATTTCATGATGTTGGATGGCAATAATTCCGGGATTACTTTGGATCCTGAGCAAATGGATTGGCTAGCGCATGAACTCGAACGTATTCCTCAGGGAGAATATGCATTGATCATGTCCCATTATCCTATACTTACTGTTACAGGAAGCTGGGAGGGAGGACAGCATAAAGACCATGGAGCCCTGAAAGATCTTTTTTATAAGCATAAGGATAAAGTAAAAGGATGTCTTAGCGGACATCAGCATCTGTTGGATAGAGCCTGGTATAATGATGTGTACTATTTCTGTAACGGTGCAATGTCTGGGTTCTGGTGGGGAGAAGGAGACAAACGCTCTGCAAAGCCCTTCTATTATCAGGAGACACCTCCGGGATATGCTATATTGAAATTCTATGATGATGGTTCATTTGAGAATGAATATATAGTCCATCATTATTAA